The Pseudokineococcus lusitanus genome includes the window GCGCGCGGCAGGAGACGGTGGCCGCCGTGCCGGACGCGGCGGGGGTGCCCTCGTGGCCCGAGCCGACCGGGCCCGGGGACGGGGCCCCCGGGCGCCTGCTCGAGCAGCTCCTCGACGTCCTCGACCTGCGCGCCGACGGCGTGGACGACCGGGGCCAGGACGTGTTCCAGGGGCAGACGCTCCCCCAGCCGCACGGACGGGTCTTCGGCGGCCAGGTGCTCGCGCAGGCCGTCGTCGCCGCGACCCGCACGGTCGGGGACGGCCGCGCGGGGGCGCCGGCACCCGGCGACCCGCCGCCCCCCGCCGCGGGCACCGCCCGGCCCATCCACTCGATGCACGGCTACTTCCTGCGCGCCGGCGACTCGCGGCTGCCCATCACCTTCGCCGTGGAGCGGCTCCGCGACGGGCGGTCCTTCACGGCACGCCGGGTCCACGCCCTCCAGCACGGGCGCCCGCTGCTGTCGATGATCGCCTCGTTCCAGACGCCGGCCGACGGCGTCGACCACCAGGTCGCGATGCCCGACGTCCCCGGGCCCGAGGACCTGCGGTCCACCGTCGACCTGCTCGGCAGCCCCCAGGCCCCGCCCGCGTGGCAGCCGCCCCCCGGGGACGAGCTCGACGAGGGCGCCCGCGCCTGGGCGGAGCGGTGGGCCCGCTCACGACCCATCGACCTCCGGCACGTCCCCGTCGCCGACCTGCCTCCCGATGTCGGGCAGGCGGTCTGGCTCCGGACCACCGCGCCCCTGCCCGACGACGACGCCCTGCACCGCGCCGTCCTCGCCTTCGCCAGCGACGACTCGCTCCTCGAGCCCGTCCTCGTCTCGCACGGCCTCACCTGGGCCACCCGGGGCCTGCGGATGACGAGCCTCGACCACGCCCTCTGGTGGCACCGGCCCGCCCGGGTCGACGAGTGGCTCCTCTACGCGCAGTCCTCCCCCACGGCGTCGGGCGCCCGCGGCCTCGCCACGGGCCGCCTCCACCGCCGGGACGGCGTCCTCGCCGCCACGGTAGCCCAGGAGGGGCTCGTCCGCCCGCCCCGCCCGGGCGCGGGCGCCGGCATCGCCACCTGACCCGCTGCCCCTCCCCCTTCCGGTCTTCGTGCGCCTCCACCGCCGGAAGCGGCCGTCAGGGCGGTGGAAGCGCACGAAGA containing:
- a CDS encoding acyl-CoA thioesterase; this encodes MLEQLLDVLDLRADGVDDRGQDVFQGQTLPQPHGRVFGGQVLAQAVVAATRTVGDGRAGAPAPGDPPPPAAGTARPIHSMHGYFLRAGDSRLPITFAVERLRDGRSFTARRVHALQHGRPLLSMIASFQTPADGVDHQVAMPDVPGPEDLRSTVDLLGSPQAPPAWQPPPGDELDEGARAWAERWARSRPIDLRHVPVADLPPDVGQAVWLRTTAPLPDDDALHRAVLAFASDDSLLEPVLVSHGLTWATRGLRMTSLDHALWWHRPARVDEWLLYAQSSPTASGARGLATGRLHRRDGVLAATVAQEGLVRPPRPGAGAGIAT